A single window of Opisthocomus hoazin isolate bOpiHoa1 chromosome 5, bOpiHoa1.hap1, whole genome shotgun sequence DNA harbors:
- the EXOC1L gene encoding exocyst complex component 1-like has translation MSSLVKEELAKRLFGPRRRRLQEFIEVEGSGAGRCYLCAAVTKSEEVEICMVKHWRVDQEEKYEIVEKWFLKDLEMIDGKEADTDNPYFDMHFHKVYNLEAYSCASKYTFARTLSKLNEMYLKKDLKIVNFDDTYLNDDSIWSSNNRDCLVLMRICFYASNLLCLSLCPLS, from the exons atgtCCTCGCTGGTGAAGGAGGAGCTGGCGAAGAGGCTGTtcgggccgcggcggcggcggctgcaggAGTTCATCGAGGTGGAGGGCTCGGGAGCCGGGCGCTGCTACCTGTGCGCGGCAG tgacTAAAAGTGAAGAAGTGGAAATATGTATGGTTAAACACTGGCGAGTGGATCAAGAGGAGAAATATGAAATAGTTGAAAAGTGGTTTTTGAAAGATCTGGAGATGATTGACGGAAAAGAAGCGGATACT gaTAATCCATATTTTGATATGCACTTCCACAAAGTCTACAACCTGGAGGCATACAGTTGTGCATCTAAATACACCTTCGCTCGGACGCTGAGCAAACTGAATGAAATGTACCTGAAGAAGGACCTGAAGATTGTCAACTTCGACGACACCTACCTAAACGATGATTCCATCTGGTCGTCCAACAACAGGGATTGCTTGGTACTTATGAGGATATGCTTCTATGCTTCCAACCTTTTGTGTCTCTCCCTGTGCCCTTTGTCCTAG